GCTCCCGGAGGTGGCTGTCGGTCTGTGTCGCCGCGACCATGATGACTCGAAGATGATCCGATCCAACCCTGCACACGCAAGCTCGCTTTCTGTACAGCATCCGCTGTCAACGAATTACTCCCGGTCAGGGATAACGTACGCACCGAAGTCTTCGATCGTTCCGACTGGCGGCGCACCGAAAGCGAGCCAGACGTGTGTTGTGTCGTCGGTTTTATTGAGGAAGTTTCTGCTCGCTTCTGGTGCGACTCGGACAATCCCACCTGCGGGAACGTCGTGCACCTCGTCTTCGATAGCGATCTGTCCGTCAGTCAGCGCGACGAATACCTCTTCTTGTCCCTCGTGGGCGTGCGGCGTGGTGATCTCTCCTGGTTCGACAATGACCTGATTGACTCGCATTTCGGTGCAGCCGAGCGTCTCCGTCAACTTGCGATGAGAAACATCGCACGTATTGAACGACTCTGTTGGAACATCATGCGGGTCGACGATGCTGAATTCGGTGTTCATATGCTACTGCTCGGAGGGAACGCCGATAGCTGTTCTGACGTCATCGAAACGAGGACGTGATCAAAATCACTTCGAGGATAGTTGTGGATCTGGCCGGAAGAGTAAATCCGTTGATAACAGCCGCTTCGTACTGGCTCTCGCTATCCATTGATGAAAACCACCGAAAGTGTCGTCACTTCGATATTTGAGCTGTGATACCTCGTGTGCCATCACTCATTTCCTGCGAAGCTACAAGTCGTGTCTGTCCAAGAGTTGGGTGTGACCTCGATCAAACTGATGCGTGGCGAGCCGATTGCAGCCGAAATCCGCGAGGAGATCCGTGAACGGGTACACGAACTCAGAGAGCAAGGGATCGTTCCAACGCTTGGGACTCTCCTGATGAGCAACGATCCGTCGGACGAGCGGTTCATGGATCTAAAACACGCTGCCTGCGAAGATCTTGGCATCGAAGGTCAAGATGTCCGGCTCGATCCCACAGCGTCTGCCGAGGATCTCTATCGAGCAGTAGACGATCTGTGCGCCGATCCAGACGTTCACGCGGTGTTCGTTCAGGCCCCTCTTCCGGAACATGTCGAGTCGATCAACGTGCGACAGCGGCTCGACCCACAGAAAGACGTAGACTGCTTTCACCCAGAAAACCTCGGTCGTCTCGTGAGCGGCGACCCACGATTCGTACCAGCAACGCCTGCCGCAGTGCTTCGTCTGATCGCGGCGTACGACGTTTCGATCGAGGGACGGGATGTCGTACTCGTCGGCCGGTCGAACGTCATCGGCAAGCCGCTTGCGAATCATCTCCTCCAGAAGCGTTCGAATGGCAACGCGACAGTGACGGTTAGTCACTCTCACACCCGAAATCTCGCGGAGAAGACGCGCCGGGCAGATGTCGTCGTAACTGCGTGCGGCGTGCCAGAACTCGTTGACGGGTCGATGCTTTCTACAGATGTTGTCTGCATCGATGTGAGCGCCAACCGGCGATCGACGGACAGCGAACGTCCTGTAGTCGTTGGTGACATCGACGCTGAGAGCGCCCAAGAGAAGGCGAGTGCAATCACACCAGTTCCGGGCGGTGTTGGTCCAGTGACGCTCGCTATGCTTCTCCAAAATGTCGTTCGCGCGGCCGAACGACAACGTCAATGAAATTTTCGATCATCTGTAGTCCGATCCCAGTCAGGATGCTCTCGGGATGGAACTGTACGCCGTAGTGAGGGTGCTCGCGGTGGCGAACTCCCATCACCACCGCACGTTCGTCATCGGTACTCGCCGTCTCGATTAAGCAGTCGGGGAGTTTCCCCCGTTCGACCGCCAGAGAGTGGTATCGTCCGGCCTCAAAAGCGTCGGGGAATTCTTCAAAGATAGCACGGCCATCGTGACGGACTGTCGAGGATTTGCCGTGGACAACATCGGGCGCGTGGACAACAGGCGCACCGTGTGCTGCACAGAGTGCTTGATGGCCGAGACAGACACCGAGCGTCGGATAGCGCAACTCTCGAAACACCGGGACAGAGACGCCAGCTTCGGCTGGTGTGCCAGGCCCTGGAGAGACGATGATACCGTCTGGATCCAGCGAGCGAATGCCATCCACGTCAATCTCGTCGTTTCGCCGGACGATCACCGCCCCGTCATCGGGAGCACCAACGGCCGCACCGACGTACTGGACGAGATTGTACGCAAACGAGTCGTAGTTGTCAACGACGAGGATTTGAGTCATGGATTTGTTCGGGGGTTGGTTACTCACTGTTCCTCCACGGCGAGATCAGCCCGTTCACCCAGCGCCTCATCGAGTGCTCTAACGAGTGCGCGTCCCTTATCGAGAGTTTCCTCGTATTCGTGATCGGGGTTCGAGTCATGAACGATGCCAGCGCCGACGCGTAAAAAGTACTCATCACCACGGCGCACGAGCGTTCGGATGACGATGTTGAGTGTGGCGCGTCCATCGAAACCGAATACGCCGATCGACCCGGTGTAGGGACCTCGACGGGTGGTTTCGACCTCATCGATGATCTCCATTGTCCGAGGCTTTGGGGCCCCAGTGATCGTCCCTCCCGGAAAGACCGCGGCGACAGCGTCACTCAGGGTACGATCCGTTCGCAGAGATCCCTCGACGAGTGAAACAAGATGCATCACCTCCGAATAGCGGTCAACGCGCCGGTACTCGGTCACTTCGACGCTCCCGTACGCGCTGACCTTCCCGAGATCGTTGCGTTCGAGATCCACCAACATCGCGTGCTCTGCGCGTTCTTTCTCGTTTTCTAATAGATCTTGTTCGAATTCGGCGTCAGATTCGGGAGTGTCGCCGCGAGGACGCGTTCCGGCGATCGGTTCGGTAAGAAGACGGTCTCCCTCGACATCGAGCAAGAGTTCGGGCGATGCGCTCACCAGATCGACGCCCGGAAACTCGATGAATGCCGAATACGGCGCAGGATTCACCCGTCGGAGGGCGTCGAACGCCGCCACCGGATGAACAGCCGCTGGTGCACGAAGACGCTGGGAGATATTCGCCTGAAACGTATCCCCGTCTCGGATATACTCTTTCACCCGCTGGACTCTCTCGGCGAACGCATCTGGCGGACAGTCGCTCTCGAAACGAGCGGTTGATCGCCGGACTGGCGGTGGATCTGTCGTTGGGTCGCCGTCGACAGCGGCCCTCGCAAGAGCGAGGGCGCGGTCGCGGCCCTGTTCGTAAGCCGCCACCGGATCTGAACCAACTGACGGACAGGCCGTCACACGCAGAATCGTTTCGTCCCCGGAGCGCGGTTCCTCCCACGCCACAACACGATCGAATACGCCCAACTGCAGCCGAGGAAGTCCCCGGTCGTCCGCCGTTGTGTCCGGAAGCGTCTCAAGCTCACGCGCGACGTCGTATGAGAGCCAGCCGAACACGCCACACGGGTAGGGGACGTCACAGTCTCCACGCATCAACGTCTCATCTTCAAGCAAGCCCGCAAGCTCTGTGAGTGATGGCGACAGAGTGTCGTCGATCGAGACGTGATCGGCCCCTACCTGTAGGCGTGTTATCGGGTCGACAGCGAAATATCCCCATCCGGACTGCCCCCCTGTCGTCTCTAGGTAGACGCCATCGCCTTTGGACGCGACGGCATCCGAGTTCTTCTCAATCACTCCACCACGAACCCGTCGGTAGGCGAGAAATGGATCACTGACCGATACGTGAACTTCAACCGGCACCCGTGCCGCCCGCGGAGCGCATCGAGCGGTCTCAACGAACGAAGCCTCAGTCGTGACGACACGTAGATCTCCTTGTAGCATGGCTCTATCGCGCCCCAGCCAGTAACGACGAACCGACTGGTCGATGGCGAGTCTTGAATCGATGCCGACTAAACGTTTTCGTGGGCCGTCCACGGGCCTCTCTCGGCACCATCAAGCATCAACAATGGGCGCGCGACAACCGACAACATATAAACATAGCCATAATTCGCCACGCCATTTTATGATGAATACGATCCATTCATGGTAACAACCACCATGGACGTTAGTAGCGCCTTTCGAAAATTGGCGCGTTTCCTCGATGAGTGCGAGGAGGAACGAGTGAGTAGTGTCGAACTCATCAAGGATACGCCCGAATCCGATGGAGCACTAACTGCCGAGATCGAAGTATCGATCTCTGCGTGCCCGTCGAAGGAAGCGGAGGGCCGGGCAGCAATCTCTCCTTGTGCCATGAGCGTCGACGGAGACGGGAGACTCCGATTCGAGGTCGAATCCTCGCAGGCCATTGTCCCCACGAACCGCGATGTCTCGGTCGAACCGACTGACGCATCGTTTGGTTCCGACGGCACAATCACGCTGACACTCTCGGCGTCTGTTCCGACTGGAGACGTCGTGACATCGAAAAAAAGCAACGAGAACCCACAGGAGACCCACTCTCACAACGAGAGCAACGAACGCAGCGAATCCGTTGACTCCCATCAGAACAGAGATCTCCCACCGTTCAGAGATCCCGAGCTCCTCGCTGAGGTGTACGAATCGTGTGATACATTCACCGAGATGCCTGACGAACTCGGGATGGACGTGACCGCTGAGACTGTTCGTCGGTATATGATCGACTACGGCATCCACGAACCGAACTCCTACAACACTGCTACCACAGACGATAGCGACGACACTCTCCCTGAACCAGACACTGACGCTGACGTCGACTCCAAACCAGACACTACTACTGAAACTGACCAAGACACACCAGCGCCAGCAACGGCGAGCGATGAGGGTGATCTACAGACGCCCGTTGTCGTCGCTGACGGGATTGGTCTCCCAGATGACGTAACGGTGGAGACGATTATCGAGACGGTACGTGAGTCAAACACCATCTATGAGGTCAAGCGCGACATCGGCATTGAGCGCGAGAACACGCTCGACATGTTACGAGAGCTCAATCTGCTCGATCTCGTCGTTGGACGACTCGCCACAGAAACAGAGCGTGAGATTAGTCGAGAGGAGGTCATCGAACGCCTCCGGCATAGCGCGGTGTAGTACGCTGTCGGACGTCAGTCCCGAATGAGTGCTGTTTCGATGAGTTTGGCCGTACCGCGGCGGATGCGTCCACCAATAGCGGTCGGCGACAGGCCGAGAGATTGTGCAATATCCGAGAG
The nucleotide sequence above comes from Halocatena marina. Encoded proteins:
- a CDS encoding cupin domain-containing protein — protein: MNTEFSIVDPHDVPTESFNTCDVSHRKLTETLGCTEMRVNQVIVEPGEITTPHAHEGQEEVFVALTDGQIAIEDEVHDVPAGGIVRVAPEASRNFLNKTDDTTHVWLAFGAPPVGTIEDFGAYVIPDRE
- a CDS encoding bifunctional 5,10-methylenetetrahydrofolate dehydrogenase/5,10-methenyltetrahydrofolate cyclohydrolase, whose amino-acid sequence is MRGEPIAAEIREEIRERVHELREQGIVPTLGTLLMSNDPSDERFMDLKHAACEDLGIEGQDVRLDPTASAEDLYRAVDDLCADPDVHAVFVQAPLPEHVESINVRQRLDPQKDVDCFHPENLGRLVSGDPRFVPATPAAVLRLIAAYDVSIEGRDVVLVGRSNVIGKPLANHLLQKRSNGNATVTVSHSHTRNLAEKTRRADVVVTACGVPELVDGSMLSTDVVCIDVSANRRSTDSERPVVVGDIDAESAQEKASAITPVPGGVGPVTLAMLLQNVVRAAERQRQ
- a CDS encoding aminodeoxychorismate/anthranilate synthase component II codes for the protein MTQILVVDNYDSFAYNLVQYVGAAVGAPDDGAVIVRRNDEIDVDGIRSLDPDGIIVSPGPGTPAEAGVSVPVFRELRYPTLGVCLGHQALCAAHGAPVVHAPDVVHGKSSTVRHDGRAIFEEFPDAFEAGRYHSLAVERGKLPDCLIETASTDDERAVVMGVRHREHPHYGVQFHPESILTGIGLQMIENFIDVVVRPRERHFGEA
- the pabB gene encoding aminodeoxychorismate synthase, component I, whose product is MLQGDLRVVTTEASFVETARCAPRAARVPVEVHVSVSDPFLAYRRVRGGVIEKNSDAVASKGDGVYLETTGGQSGWGYFAVDPITRLQVGADHVSIDDTLSPSLTELAGLLEDETLMRGDCDVPYPCGVFGWLSYDVARELETLPDTTADDRGLPRLQLGVFDRVVAWEEPRSGDETILRVTACPSVGSDPVAAYEQGRDRALALARAAVDGDPTTDPPPVRRSTARFESDCPPDAFAERVQRVKEYIRDGDTFQANISQRLRAPAAVHPVAAFDALRRVNPAPYSAFIEFPGVDLVSASPELLLDVEGDRLLTEPIAGTRPRGDTPESDAEFEQDLLENEKERAEHAMLVDLERNDLGKVSAYGSVEVTEYRRVDRYSEVMHLVSLVEGSLRTDRTLSDAVAAVFPGGTITGAPKPRTMEIIDEVETTRRGPYTGSIGVFGFDGRATLNIVIRTLVRRGDEYFLRVGAGIVHDSNPDHEYEETLDKGRALVRALDEALGERADLAVEEQ